From a single Chloracidobacterium sp. genomic region:
- a CDS encoding dienelactone hydrolase family protein, translating to MFEQHEKSLLPDTELTRRHFVLTSLAAGFALAAQPISAQTIITDTKGITTGEVAIPNADIKFPAYQAMPERGKAFPVVIVIHEIFGVHEYIKDICRRLAKVGYMAIAPELFARQGDVSKLESIGDIISKVVSKVPDAQVLSDLASCIAYAAKTGRGDIERLGITGFCWGGRMTWLFAAFEPKIRAAVAWYGALVANPRNNPDFKPDPMRLVFPIDIAPELKTPVLGLYGGKDQGIPLETVERMREALAKGKSGSKIIVYPEAPHGFHADYRPSYRKEDAQAAWQEMLAWFKRHGVG from the coding sequence ATGTTTGAACAGCATGAGAAGAGTTTGTTGCCCGACACCGAACTAACCCGGCGCCACTTTGTGCTAACTTCACTGGCGGCCGGTTTCGCCTTAGCTGCACAGCCTATCAGCGCCCAAACCATCATCACTGACACGAAGGGGATTACAACCGGCGAGGTGGCTATTCCGAACGCTGACATCAAGTTTCCCGCCTATCAGGCTATGCCTGAACGCGGCAAGGCTTTCCCGGTCGTGATTGTCATCCACGAGATTTTTGGTGTCCACGAGTATATCAAGGACATCTGCCGGCGACTAGCAAAGGTCGGCTACATGGCGATCGCCCCGGAACTCTTTGCGCGGCAGGGTGATGTCTCGAAGCTGGAAAGCATCGGCGACATCATCTCAAAGGTGGTGTCCAAGGTACCGGACGCGCAGGTCCTGTCGGACTTGGCTAGCTGCATTGCCTACGCCGCTAAGACCGGCAGGGGCGACATCGAACGGTTGGGGATCACCGGCTTCTGTTGGGGTGGGCGCATGACGTGGTTGTTTGCCGCCTTTGAACCCAAAATCCGAGCCGCCGTCGCTTGGTACGGCGCACTGGTTGCCAACCCTCGCAACAACCCAGATTTCAAACCTGACCCGATGCGGTTGGTCTTCCCAATTGATATCGCCCCGGAGCTGAAAACGCCCGTGCTGGGGCTGTATGGCGGCAAGGATCAGGGCATCCCGTTGGAAACGGTGGAACGGATGCGCGAGGCGCTCGCCAAGGGGAAGTCCGGCTCAAAAATCATTGTGTACCCTGAAGCGCCGCATGGTTTTCACGCTGACTACCGCCCGTCCTACCGAAAGGAGGATGCCCAAGCTGCGTGGCAAGAAATGCTGGCGTGGTTCAAGC
- a CDS encoding TonB-dependent receptor translates to MKSIKTWQLVGCALTLGASWAAIDAVAAAQERRPSAAVEAAQTTGVVRGQVADETGAVIGGAAVTLTDKNGKTLTTTSDDLGNFTFGNVPPGDYTLHVEMEGFKPYDDRTVTVTAGRRETVSIKLAVEVAEQVQVNSEAPVSTAPDNNAGAIVLRGKDLEALPDDPDDLQSALQALAGPSAGPNGGQIFVDGFSGGRLPSKNAIREIRINSNPFAAEFDQIGFGRIEILTKPGSDDFRGSAFFNAGDAIFNSRNPFTPQRAAFQQRLYGVNLGGPVKKGKASFAFDFERRETDDNANINATILDANLNPAVFARAVVVPRRQWEITPRFDVQLSEKHTLVGRYSFNSSRVSNGGLSSFTLPEQALTNELRDHRFQLTETAILSPSAVNETRFQFTRTTTAVIPALDAPALNVQGAFSGGGAQTGNARTTSDRFEVNNFTTWTTGNHTLKFGGRYRYVGNEDISPNNFGGTYIFAGGVVPELNANNQPIPGSFVQITSLERYRRTLLGQRLGLTPAQIRAIGGGANQLTLAAGDPRATVEQHDVGLFVQDDWKVRPNLTLSYGLRYENQTNISSNFNFAPRVGLAWGLDGRNGGQTKTVLRFGAGVFYDRVNESLTLQARRFDGRTQQQFVVTDPTILDVFPAIPSLDLLAPFRRAQNIRRLNADIRAPYSIQANIGIERQLPKGLTASANYVFNRTLHGLRTRNVNAPLPGTFDPRVPGSGVFPLGPIGNVFETESTGKFTQHQLIIGVRTGFNSRFSLGAFYRLSKAESDTDGVFSQPADPYDLRAEFGRSSLDIRHNLFMFSNFNLPFGVALAPFVIVRSGAPFNITIGRDLNGDTVFNDRPALATDLSRPSVVVTRFGAFDTDPLPGQRIIPRNFAEGPGFFTINLRLAKTFGFGAVREGGNRADDSGRGGWRGGGGGGRGGGFGGFGGFGGFGGFGGFGGGGGSDRRFSLTFSVQIQNLLNRVNPGPPVGNLASPFFGTSTNTAGFFGGRFGGGEPVDAGNRRVVLSLRFNF, encoded by the coding sequence ATGAAAAGCATCAAGACCTGGCAATTAGTAGGCTGCGCACTGACCCTTGGCGCAAGCTGGGCGGCGATTGACGCCGTGGCTGCGGCGCAAGAGCGAAGACCATCGGCGGCGGTTGAGGCGGCGCAGACCACCGGTGTTGTTCGCGGCCAAGTTGCGGATGAAACCGGCGCCGTCATCGGCGGCGCCGCCGTCACGTTGACCGACAAAAACGGTAAAACACTGACGACGACCAGCGACGACCTTGGCAACTTCACCTTCGGCAACGTTCCGCCGGGCGACTACACGCTGCACGTTGAGATGGAAGGCTTCAAGCCCTATGACGACAGGACCGTGACCGTAACGGCGGGACGACGGGAAACGGTTTCCATCAAACTGGCGGTGGAAGTCGCCGAACAGGTTCAGGTGAACTCAGAAGCGCCCGTTTCCACGGCGCCGGACAACAACGCCGGGGCGATTGTCCTGCGCGGCAAAGACCTTGAAGCCTTGCCGGACGACCCCGATGACCTGCAAAGCGCGCTGCAGGCGCTGGCCGGGCCGTCCGCCGGGCCGAACGGCGGGCAAATCTTCGTGGATGGCTTTTCCGGCGGCCGGCTGCCTTCCAAGAACGCCATTCGGGAAATTCGCATCAACTCAAACCCCTTCGCGGCCGAGTTTGACCAGATCGGCTTTGGACGGATTGAAATTCTCACTAAGCCGGGCAGCGACGACTTTCGCGGCTCAGCGTTTTTCAACGCCGGCGACGCCATTTTCAACTCGCGCAACCCGTTTACGCCGCAGCGCGCAGCGTTTCAGCAGCGACTGTACGGCGTCAACCTCGGCGGTCCCGTCAAGAAAGGCAAGGCGTCGTTCGCCTTTGACTTTGAGCGCCGCGAAACCGACGACAACGCCAACATTAACGCGACGATTCTTGACGCCAATCTTAACCCAGCGGTTTTTGCGCGCGCGGTTGTCGTGCCGCGCCGCCAGTGGGAGATCACGCCGCGCTTTGACGTGCAGTTGAGCGAGAAACACACCTTAGTCGGGCGCTACAGCTTCAACAGCAGCCGCGTGAGCAACGGCGGGTTGTCGTCGTTCACACTGCCGGAACAGGCGTTGACGAACGAACTGCGCGACCATCGGTTTCAACTGACCGAAACGGCGATTCTGTCCCCTTCGGCGGTTAACGAAACGCGCTTTCAGTTCACCCGCACCACCACCGCCGTTATTCCGGCGCTTGACGCCCCGGCGCTCAACGTTCAGGGAGCGTTCAGCGGCGGCGGCGCGCAGACAGGCAACGCGCGCACCACGTCGGATCGCTTTGAAGTCAACAACTTCACGACATGGACGACTGGCAACCACACCCTCAAGTTCGGCGGACGCTACCGCTACGTCGGTAACGAGGACATCTCACCCAACAACTTCGGCGGGACATATATCTTCGCCGGCGGCGTCGTGCCCGAACTCAACGCCAACAACCAGCCGATTCCTGGCTCGTTTGTTCAGATTACGAGTCTGGAACGCTACCGCCGGACGCTACTGGGACAACGGTTGGGCTTGACGCCCGCGCAAATCCGCGCCATCGGCGGTGGGGCGAATCAGCTCACGCTGGCGGCCGGCGACCCGCGCGCGACGGTTGAACAGCACGATGTCGGGCTGTTTGTGCAGGATGATTGGAAAGTCCGCCCCAACCTGACGTTGAGCTACGGTTTGCGCTACGAAAACCAGACTAACATTTCAAGCAACTTCAACTTCGCGCCGCGCGTCGGGCTGGCGTGGGGACTTGACGGGCGCAACGGCGGGCAAACGAAGACCGTTCTGCGCTTTGGAGCCGGCGTTTTTTATGACCGGGTGAATGAGTCATTGACGCTGCAAGCCCGGCGGTTTGACGGGCGGACGCAGCAGCAGTTTGTCGTGACCGATCCGACGATTCTCGATGTGTTTCCGGCCATCCCGTCGCTTGATCTGTTGGCGCCGTTCCGGCGGGCGCAAAACATTCGTCGCTTGAACGCCGACATTCGCGCGCCCTACTCCATCCAGGCCAACATCGGGATTGAGCGGCAGTTGCCCAAGGGATTGACGGCTTCGGCCAACTACGTTTTCAACCGGACGTTGCATGGCCTGCGGACACGCAACGTCAACGCGCCGCTGCCGGGAACGTTTGATCCGCGCGTACCAGGCAGCGGCGTCTTCCCGCTTGGTCCTATTGGAAACGTGTTTGAGACGGAGTCCACCGGCAAGTTCACGCAGCACCAGCTCATCATCGGCGTGCGGACAGGCTTCAACAGTCGCTTCTCGCTTGGCGCATTTTACCGGCTCTCGAAGGCGGAAAGCGACACGGACGGCGTGTTTAGCCAGCCGGCCGACCCCTACGACCTGCGCGCCGAGTTCGGGCGCTCCTCGCTCGACATTCGGCACAATCTGTTTATGTTCTCCAACTTCAACCTGCCGTTCGGCGTGGCGCTCGCGCCCTTTGTCATTGTTCGCAGCGGCGCGCCCTTCAACATTACGATCGGGCGCGACCTCAATGGCGATACAGTCTTCAATGACCGCCCAGCGTTGGCGACCGACCTCAGTCGACCGAGCGTCGTCGTGACGCGCTTCGGCGCGTTCGACACTGACCCGCTGCCGGGACAGCGCATTATCCCGCGCAACTTCGCTGAAGGGCCGGGCTTTTTTACGATCAATCTCCGGTTGGCAAAAACCTTTGGTTTCGGCGCGGTGCGGGAAGGTGGGAATCGGGCGGACGACAGTGGGCGCGGCGGCTGGCGCGGAGGAGGAGGCGGCGGACGCGGCGGCGGTTTCGGGGGCTTTGGTGGTTTTGGCGGCTTCGGAGGTTTTGGCGGTTTCGGTGGGGGCGG